A genome region from Anolis carolinensis isolate JA03-04 chromosome 6, rAnoCar3.1.pri, whole genome shotgun sequence includes the following:
- the LOC103279595 gene encoding protein-glutamine gamma-glutamyltransferase 4 isoform X1 produces the protein MNTLRIDQMLLSITKQFEEGILDCCLYLLDKSKLVAKERRDPVKITRAMSALVNKEDDEGVLEGKWKLKKSCDGHTCPHSWKGSVPILNEYYKTKKPVKYAQCWVFSGVLTTILRCLGIPTRSVTTYDAGVDKDGNLKIDHPDDTVWNFHVWNDVWMKRPDLPDGHDGWQAVDGTNQKPSLGIYRCGPASLKAIKKGEIDLDYDTRFLFAAVNAEYTVKIGTRIITRSLCEGKPFENIMDDYKFPEGSIERTKALELAKSLPIPKNDLAQTYGMSHEVIFHVLFC, from the exons ATGAACACATTAAGAATTGACCAGATGTTGCTTTCTATCACAAAACAGTTTGAGGAAGGCATCTTAGATTGCTGCCTCTACCTTTTGGACAAAAGCAAACTTGTGGCAAAGGAGAGGAGAGATCCTGTGAAGATCACCAGAGCCATGTCAGCATTG GTTAACAAGGAGGATGATGAAGGAGTGCTCGAAGGAAAATGGAAGCTGAAGAAGTCATGTGACGGTCATACGTGCCCTCATTCTTGGAAAGGAAGTGTTCCAATTCTGAATGAGTATTACAAAACGAAGAAACCAGTCAAGTATGCCCAGTGCTGGGTTTTCTCCGGTGTACTTACCACAA TCTTGCGATGTCTGGGAATTCCAACCAGAAGTGTGACCACATACGATGCTGGAGTTGATAAAGATGGAAATTTGAAAATAGATCATCCTGATGATACTGTTTG GAACTTTCATGTATGGAATGACGTCTGGATGAAAAGACCTGATTTACCAGATGGCCATGATGGTTGGCAGGCAGTTGATGGGACAAATCAGAAACCAAGCCTAG GAATTTATCGTTGTGGCCCTGCATCACTAAAGGCGATCAAAAAGGGTGAAATCGATCTCGACTATGACACCAGGTTCCTGTTTGCTGCAGTGAATGCAGAATACACAGTCAAAATCGGAACAAGAATAATCACCAGATCTCTTTGTGAAGGGAAGCCTTTTGAAAACATCATGGATGATTACAAATTTCCAGAAG GCTCAATTGAGAGAACAAAGGCTTTGGAACTTGCAAAATCTCTACCTATCCCGAAGAATGACTTGGCACAAACATATGGTATGTCCCATGAAGTCATATTTCATGTTCTCTTTTGTTGA
- the LOC103279595 gene encoding protein-glutamine gamma-glutamyltransferase 4 isoform X2 has product MNTLRIDQMLLSITKQFEEGILDCCLYLLDKSKLVAKERRDPVKITRAMSALVNKEDDEGVLEGKWKLKKSCDGHTCPHSWKGSVPILNEYYKTKKPVKYAQCWVFSGVLTTILRCLGIPTRSVTTYDAGVDKDGNLKIDHPDDTVWNFHVWNDVWMKRPDLPDGHDGWQAVDGTNQKPSLGIYRCGPASLKAIKKGEIDLDYDTRFLFAAVNAEYTVKIGTRIITRSLCEGKPFENIMDDYKFPEGSIERTKALELAKSLPIPKNDLAQTYGESHLEELNQTK; this is encoded by the exons ATGAACACATTAAGAATTGACCAGATGTTGCTTTCTATCACAAAACAGTTTGAGGAAGGCATCTTAGATTGCTGCCTCTACCTTTTGGACAAAAGCAAACTTGTGGCAAAGGAGAGGAGAGATCCTGTGAAGATCACCAGAGCCATGTCAGCATTG GTTAACAAGGAGGATGATGAAGGAGTGCTCGAAGGAAAATGGAAGCTGAAGAAGTCATGTGACGGTCATACGTGCCCTCATTCTTGGAAAGGAAGTGTTCCAATTCTGAATGAGTATTACAAAACGAAGAAACCAGTCAAGTATGCCCAGTGCTGGGTTTTCTCCGGTGTACTTACCACAA TCTTGCGATGTCTGGGAATTCCAACCAGAAGTGTGACCACATACGATGCTGGAGTTGATAAAGATGGAAATTTGAAAATAGATCATCCTGATGATACTGTTTG GAACTTTCATGTATGGAATGACGTCTGGATGAAAAGACCTGATTTACCAGATGGCCATGATGGTTGGCAGGCAGTTGATGGGACAAATCAGAAACCAAGCCTAG GAATTTATCGTTGTGGCCCTGCATCACTAAAGGCGATCAAAAAGGGTGAAATCGATCTCGACTATGACACCAGGTTCCTGTTTGCTGCAGTGAATGCAGAATACACAGTCAAAATCGGAACAAGAATAATCACCAGATCTCTTTGTGAAGGGAAGCCTTTTGAAAACATCATGGATGATTACAAATTTCCAGAAG GCTCAATTGAGAGAACAAAGGCTTTGGAACTTGCAAAATCTCTACCTATCCCGAAGAATGACTTGGCACAAACATATG GGGAATCCCACCTGGAGGAACTAAATCAAACAAAATAA